The sequence GCATTGTACCAGGCTTGACATTCACTCTCTGCATATCTAACTAGTTCCAATGGGTTCCTGTCAATACCTCTAAATAGCTTGTCGTTCATTGTCTTCCAAATGTACCAGATAATCCAAGGATAAGGGTCTATATCCTCTGCTGGTTCTATAATACTATTCATCCTGCAAAATAGATAGTCCATGTTTGATTAGATACTCGAGATAGGAAAAATTTGAGAACTTGGCGGTGTTAATGATAATGCACATGCTTGTAAGACCAGTAGGCATTCGAAGATCGTATGAGTAATAGTTTCTTCTGGCTGACCACATCTTGGACAGTAGTTATCACATCGCATATTGCGACGTACCAAATTCCTTGTGAACGCTACCTTccataaaattaattatcatataagATGACAAATCTTTTGTGGTGCATTCACTTTCTAAACAAATTCCATCGAAAATGCCGTCAGTATATGGATATCCCCTCTGAACAACATGTGATTAATTCTCCTTTCTAAAACATGTGTCAGTGTCTGCTAAATCTCTGTAATGGGAATGTTATCCTCATATGCAACTGGTTTTTCTCTCTTTCCTTTTTAGAATTGGTCGTAATATATTTGTCAGAGGACCTGGCAAACGAGCCACTGTTTTTTGTAGGAGTATCCATATCGGTTAACCAATTCCAACAAAACCATATTTTTCTATAACAAAACCAAAAGCAAAATTGTCCTAAAAAGAAATAACGAACCCACCCTAAAACGGTCAGTAAAGTATAGAATCGGTACATTTATTCTCAACCTTTTGTACGATATACACTTTTGCTTCCAAGGATTTACAAAGTAgaacataaacaaacaaaataacagCGTGCCATCATCAAACCTAACAGAAATAACTCTCTTTGCTTTTTCGGGATGATAAGTTTCTACCTCCGACTATCTCCGACGCTGAAGCCTCTGCAGCGGCAATTCGAAGTTGATCAATCAAGGCATGTGTATTGCCTTCAACTGCAAGAATTTCTCCCAGCTGTTTACTTCCGATCACCACCTTTGCTTTCCAAACTCCGTTTCTTCTTTGCGGTGACACTTGAATTGTCGCCCCCACTCTTCTAGGGCTTAGTGTACCTTGTCTAACAAGGTACCCTAGAGTTTCCTCCTTCTTTATTGGCTGCAACGACCTGCAACTCCGACTTCTGTAATATTCTTCCATGATTGAAGAGCCACCAGCGTCGGAAGCTGCTCTTTGAGAGCAATTCCCCATCTTCACagaaattaaatatgaaaaaaagaagaaacagagagtGGGAAACAAAACGTAGAGTATGATAAGACTGCTTGTTGGTTCTTGTTGggtttattatatatacacgtatattattatgtatatgctaatatacaaaatatagtATGTGTACAAAATATTATCATCATACAAGGAATATACGTATTGCATTGCATACGGACAAATAGTTAATATGACCCGTGAGGTTGTCACCAATAATGTGTTTGATTTCCGTTTATTAATTTTAGCGTTGCACCACCAACAGCGGACAGTAGCAGTATTATCGTTATTAACTTTCTTACTGTCAACTTAgagataatatttattattttgtgtgtgtttaggACTGCTTTTGTCGGTAGGAAATGATATCAGAAATGAGATCCCGTGACCTTATATAGAAGTAATATTCATTAACTCAGCCGTCATCATCTGGTTCACCTTCTCACGGATCACGGGGGTTGTTTTTAAAATGAGATAAATGCAATTGCAAAGCATAAAACAATGGTTAAAGGACCTAACAAGGTTCGAACGGTGACCTTGTGAATTACAGTCGAATGCTCTACCACTCAGCGATGGGCCCTTTAGTCTTTCTTTGTTATTGGGgtttttaatattattgttAATTGTTGCCTTCACCTCCATTACTTTTTGCGGTcaaaataacttttatttatgcAGTGGTAGTAACAACCTAAGatcctaactcttcacaagaaccatCAAAGTGTGAATGATGTAAACGTTCCTGAATTTTCCACACTTTGACAATCACGACCATTTTGTTCTtgctagtcacaaccataacggctcaaggtcTTCAATCTTGATCTGATGACCTTTGATCTGCACCGGTTGAAAAATAAACGGTCTCcatgacttggttaacttcttcagcaataatagcttctttaacattcacgtcatactctaacatctcctggAAGCTTTGAAattccatggtcttttatctactccaaaattcttggctaagttttCAAAGATTTTCCGTAtgatctttggcttattctccaaaccataatcgatgaatccaattcactcgaccacgtatctcgatgctgaaattgttgtatatgattaactcgaccTGAACCACCTGGCGGAAACATCTCACTGTACCAACTCCGTAAACTGAATCTTCAGTCGGTCCCATACCTTGTGTAGAAATACTACTTCTTAAACTCTTGAAATCTATCCAACATGATCTCAACTCTTTGAAGTAATTCTTGACCAACAACTCATAGCATTCATCTTCAAATACCTTGCTGCCAAATCCTTCTTGTAATTCTCTGAACAACGGCCACGTCAATATTCTCCTCTAAGTGTTgcatcccaaatctgcctcaagcaAAGTATACCTCGaacggtttagtccttcttcAATATCTTGTGGTCCCGCTACTTTTTCCATCATAAGATTCAGGATGTATTGTTGCCAACAGAAAGGTGCATGTGTGTCCATTGTCTTGTACTACAGTcgaaccatctcttcctccaacgctaaGATCCAAACAAATGTTGAACAATTCAGGCTTGTACGGCTCTGGTGCTTGTACGTCTCAGTATAAGCTGGATAGACTTGACTTCGATAACACACGAGCCCAGAGAGGTATTTGATGTGTCAACTATGTCCTATATATCTCTCTAAAGAATTGGCATCCCCATTAGAACTCAAAAGAACGGCAGGAAGGCATGAGGTTATTGACTCCTAACAGGACGGTAGTGAACcccaccatgagggtagcaaactCGATCCTGATGATAGTAACATCGGTAAATACAGTCACTCGTTCAATCTTGTCTCGGTGCTTATGTTATGAAAGatcactgttaggtaactacccatgactatctatcctaaaatgaaggaaccaCCCaacatatcctagttatccttgcgactcattttgactcgaaaaacatttgaaacaagtcccattctagcatcgtataaccatgctctgataccacctttgtgacacccccgatcgtagatgaccggaaatgacacggccgatgttcctcgatggtcgatccgaggttctcagaatacttccgatcaccttagactaacaaccaaagaacaccaacgctcctatcagatatcactctaggcttttcaacccgaaaaagcaatacccgatagttagttcgtccggacaaggactaatatcatatggaacctgtactttaaaaacattctttatatatcatttaaaagcatctttcaaaatttgttataaattaacctcaaGGATTTCGGTccacaaatcttatacataagatatatcaaaatgactttgcaaggataataaaactaccgctggctaatgattttccttcccgtcctagagtaaggtctcccgtctactggttacctgcatcacaaatgagtcatgagtaactagtttactcagtgagcctagtcccgcaccccaacgtatattaataatatctcaagcaatcaactctatttgtatgcagtggaattgtattccataactaataaaaatacatatagaaGCCTTATCATTCcatcgatgtgaatcttatcttaaacatcTTCTCCACGACACCAGCCATTCACTCATacttataacatatatatatatatatatatatatactaaaccgGGAAAActaccaaggctaaccgagcctagtggggaaataaatataaccatcatctccattagatattccaagatcaAACATCTAATGATGCATGCAGTTACatggcctccagggtgcgaccccatcatcgtgtcttcgtgaccttgttccgtaCCGCATgaacaattcacggtaatgcgtgttttcaataagttttttattgagtcaagaatgGGACAATgaaatttttcaattttacttATTATCTAACCACTCTCTAGCACCACTCTTAGATTTATTGACTGCAGAGTGTATTAGAGATACTAAAGGGGATCACCTGCCAATCATCCACACTTGTTGAGAATGTTTGAAgaaaccaaagctgacctccaacttAATTGAGCTTaatctgcttgtcttggggATTGGTATACAATAGATCAGATTCCTCCTGCAAGTCTGAAAGGTAAATGTATGTGTGTTTCtgattcctctctctctctctctctctctctctctctctctctctctctctctctctctctctctctctctctctctctctctctctctctctctctctctctctctctctttctctctctcttcggcatctataattataaaaagatTGAAATCATTTCCTGCGGTTTAGAGGGGTAGGAGTATCTCATGTGACTCCATTATTCTACTCTAATGGAATGATCACACATCGTTGGAAGCGAGGGGTAGGAGTGTCTCATGTGATCCCATTATTCGTCTACACtttgtcaagaaaaaaaaagaatagagaaaaaaaacccaaaaagaaGATGAATAAGATGGACTGTATCAGCATCATTGTTCATTAGAATTGAGATATAAAGATTCATAGAAAagggaaagagagaagaaagggATCATATAAGATTACATGTGTGTTCAGAAACTCTCTTGAGTAAGAGTCTATGTGTCTTTTAATCGATAGTCCAAAAAGTAAAGCCTACactttttatatatctaataaATGAGATCAGTAGAGGAGTTAGTAAAGCCTACACTTTTTAGTAGTGAAGTTGCTGGTTAGAAGGATTTGTTTGCTAAGTTAGAATatcgtatatatataatatacctTTAAAGTTAGAATTGATCTGATGTGGTTTGCAacattgtagaggtgatgataaTGAGTTCAAAATTATGTGAGTCTCggctgttttcaaacctctttcataATGCTACTCTgtgtgttttgcttgaggacaaacaAAAGATTAAGTCTGAGTGAGTTGATATCCCATgcattttacatatttttagccatggtatatGATTGTTTATTGTATATTATATGGGTTTAGAgtatatttagagtatttttAGGTTCAGGTACGTTTTGGAGAACTTTGGTGATTTTGGGACCTTTGGAGTCTTTTGAGGTGCATAACTTGCACAtgcgcgtcagatgtttagatATAGATGGAGACCTTCCCCTGGTGGGATTGAgcccatatttttaaaaacaatagagCTTCGAGTTAGATTTCCAATACCACTGGTTTGAGGTCAATCCAACGGTTAGATCAGAAGTTATTCCCATTTTACTGGAGAGTGGTACGTCTGCCTCACGAGATGAAGCTGTTGAAGAGGCGAATGGATTAAAGGTAGAATGCAACAAAGACCCAATATCATTCAGTTTTTCTTGTATGTGTGTAATAAAGTACTCTTATTTAAAAAACTTTCTTCcaaacataatattaaaaatagtcTATATATATCATCCATATGGTTCATATATGTGAATGGACCATACAGCTACAAGTGCTATATTTTTGAGACGAGACAAATCAACTAACCTACttacaataaaaaaacttgttttgcACCATTATATAAAGTACAGTGCAAGTGTATAGCAAACAatacatgaaatttggaacttAAAAATCTGTCTCCTCTATATTTCTCTCCATAGTCTCTCCTCCATTTCTTCGTCTTCGAGCGCGTGTTAGCTCTGGTGACCGACAGTTGCGCGCGTTGTCACTGAAGGCCTCTTactctcttccttctctttgTTTTTAGATTTGTATCGCCTCTTGGTTCCTATTCGTCGATATGCTCTGTACTGTGGGTTGGTGCCTCACCGTGGTGCTTTCGATCTTCTCCAGAGAGGTTGGATCCTTGGAGGGTGGTACCAGATCTAGAGTACAAGCGAGGTGGTCTTGGCAGTTAGCGATCGAAGTCGGCTATTCTGGATTGAAGCTCCGATTGGATCTCATTTTACTTTGCAGGTCGCTTAGGAGCTTCTCAAGTAGGTAGTGCATGTTGTATTTGGACATATCTGCCCTCTGGTTCTCTTATCGGCAACGGTGGTCGTTATTTCTGTACTTTCATCTGCGAAGGTTTGGTCTTCGATGTGGGTGGAGTTCAAAGCTTCCTTTTACTCCTGGTGCTTGGTGTCTTGCATTGTAGGGAGGTTGAGCTTTGGTTCAAGGAAGGTGGTGGCTTTGGCTTCTAGTTCATACACAGGGGTTCGTGTAGCTGTGTGGTTATCGGGTCTTTGTGAGTTTTCGTCAGCATCATTGGTGGCTTATTTACAGTGTTGTCGTCTATGGCAGCATCCCATTCTTCTTTGCGGTTGCTCTCCCATTGGTCTTCAGCCTCTCGTATCAATCCGAGTAGCTCTGGATGCCTCTTTGCATTGAGGTTTGTGCTTCTTCAGGTCTGTTTTCGTCCAGTGTATCGCCTCTCCAGTAGGGTTCTCATCGGAACGCAATAGAGACTTGAGTAGGTTCTCTTCTTCAGAGTAAGTCATCGGTTATTATGCACTTCTGATGTCATTGGGCCGTTCTCGTCGATGGAGGCTTACTTGTAATGCGTCCATCAAGTGTTTGATCTATTTGCTTGGTTAAGCTGGCATGTCGCGTTCTTCTCTTATGCAGGTCCTGAAGCTCGGGTTTTTGATGTTGTCTCCTCAGAGCCCATCGTTTTGCTCGGAAGGTGTGGTGACCAACCGGTGTATAGGTATTTCAGTGGATGAGTGCCCTTCTCTCCCGTTATTCTGGTTTTGTGAAGTCTATTGATTGGATAGATTCTTGATTGCGGAAAAAATTGGTTTTCAGTTACTTTGGTTGGAAGGCTAACTAGGATGACTGTACAGTCTCCTAGACTCGGAGAGTACCGACAATGCGGGTAACTCTGTGTTAATTCCATAGTGTTTTCCTCCGGTTGAGAACGAGATCGATTCCGCTTATAGCTCGCTTGTTAGGTGGATCGAGTCGATTAGATAGGTGTAAGAGAAACTTATTAGGGCGAGCTAGAAACGAGTTCTCTAATGTAATTTTATAATCTGTtcagttttattaattaaaaaaacaatacataTGATGATTATACACACTATTCCGTAAGAGGAAATAACTGAACTTGACAGGATTGACgtaaaaaataattgaacaacaaattcaaatataaatgcttaaaaaattaaatgatttaGTATATGAAGGTAATACTTTGTTATATGTgattcaaacaaaatatatcaaaacgttAATTACGAGGACGAGTACTCTCAGTAGTACCAGAGACACCTGACATAACTTTAGCGACGTCACCTGCTGAAGCTTCTGGCTTTTTCTTGCTGTACAATACCATGTAGCCAAGTCCACCAATTATAACAAATCCTACCGCTGCTGCTCTCACCGGACACATCCCTAACGATCTCCGTTGGCACAACACTTCACTGGACTGCTTCGCTGCTTGTTCTGGTCCCGCCATTTCCCTTTTTAGTATATCTTTGTGTATATAATGTCTTTTCAAAAAAGAGTTTATATATTGTTCTTCTTTATAAGTGACTTTTATTGCTCCAAAGatttctttgaatttttttctttttttttgaaaagtttgtATCTGTGATGTTGGTAACtaataatttgtaaaaatatttgttgGTTATTATGGTCGACCGCACTCATAGGACATGCTAAAGACTCGTTCCTTGGCTACCTCTGTATTCTTGATTTATCTATATTTAGCTTCATAATAAATTACTTAATTTCAGTTACCAAAAAACACATTTCTTAATTGCTTAAGaaattttgacaaaagaaaGTAAGAAACTTTCAGATTCTTTTCAATACTTTCATGCCATAATAGACTGTGGATtagttatcttatatattaaaacagaagtcacaaccttaatTCATgtgtcatatttttaaaaatggactcTTTAGATGTTTCATTTATTTcttaataacattttttaatcATAATGGATCATTTAATGTAATATCAATCGAATATCATAACAACTCTATCCTATATATCAGCTCAATTTATGAAATGATACACGTATCacataaaagaaattaaaatatgtCATCATATCATGAGTGAACTCCTAACTATGTCAGAACTATGTAGCATATATGAACTTGTCGTGCTCTCTAATGACCATAGTTCATCACCTTAAGAAAATACTAGATACGGACCCGCGCTGTGCGCGGAAATTGTTTCTcaaaatttcataaattttttttaatctatattaTACTATTATCAAATTTGtggtttatattttgaaaacatcTTTCTttggatattatattttttctacaTGTATAGTATTGCTGTGTGTTTTAATATAGAAGTTAGATTGTATATAGTGTTAGTTTTAAATGTATAGTATTCATAATTAATTGGTTggtttaatttggttattgaaGCTTTAACACGTCGTAACGTATCGACCATCGATCAAACAAAATTTACCGATATAATGACGAAATCAGTTGAGACTGATTGTCACAGATGTTTCTTAACACATGCATGAGGTTTGGTAAGTCCATAAACGTAAGATTCAAGGTAATAATCGTCAACCCTAATTCTTATAATCCGTATATTCTTAAACGTCTTCAAAAACTAAAGTAATAGGTTTCTTATTTAGTAAGATTAAAGATTACATAAACCAACCGAGAAGGTAGCGACAAAAGTGATGATTTTTTGTTTCAGCTAATACTCATTTTCTTCTCTAATGTTTGTTCTCCATGATTATAATCTTTGATTCATGTCTCATCTTATCTAAATCGTTtgaaaagttttgtttttgtttggttagaCTATTGATTACCATTCTGGATGTCTCCGATAGGTAACGAATCAGTAAAAACTCTTATTTGGTTACTTGTCCTGACTTTGTTTAACTCTCCTCCCTTTTCACGAACTAATTTTCAGGCCAGCATCTGAATTTCGAATATTTCTTCCTTTCTAAAGGAACAACAATCTGGAgattatttcatttaaaaaaacatttatcagTTTTTGTTTCAAA comes from Brassica rapa cultivar Chiifu-401-42 chromosome A02, CAAS_Brap_v3.01, whole genome shotgun sequence and encodes:
- the LOC103853543 gene encoding uncharacterized protein LOC103853543, which gives rise to MGNCSQRAASDAGGSSIMEEYYRSRSCRSLQPIKKEETLGYLVRQGTLSPRRVGATIQVSPQRRNGVWKAKVVIGSKQLGEILAVEGNTHALIDQLRIAAAEASASEIVGGRNLSSRKSKESYFC